A window of the Candidatus Brocadiaceae bacterium genome harbors these coding sequences:
- a CDS encoding ParB N-terminal domain-containing protein, whose translation MASDGQGARDLHEAGGVARDWSAYVETRYGVRVSWRQCPVPLDRLIATQPEIELLKYRLVRDEGFRIEEPIVVYKGRAGPYYVVDGHTRARVRWDAGCTTVEAILLDCPEEAVELDLASAACRSGAGDSRRIGDVPIIDRLGEGTAAWTRRRRELLRKRG comes from the coding sequence GTGGCTTCCGATGGTCAGGGCGCACGGGACCTGCATGAGGCCGGCGGGGTTGCCAGGGACTGGTCCGCATACGTGGAGACGCGCTACGGGGTGCGGGTGTCGTGGCGCCAGTGCCCTGTGCCGTTGGACAGACTGATCGCCACGCAACCCGAGATCGAGCTATTGAAGTACCGGCTCGTCCGCGACGAGGGCTTTCGGATCGAGGAGCCGATCGTGGTGTACAAGGGCCGGGCGGGCCCCTATTACGTGGTCGACGGCCACACGCGGGCCAGGGTGAGGTGGGATGCCGGGTGCACGACCGTCGAGGCCATCCTGCTGGACTGCCCGGAGGAGGCGGTGGAGCTGGATCTGGCGAGCGCGGCGTGTCGGAGCGGTGCCGGCGATTCCCGTCGCATCGGCGACGTGCCGATCATCGACAGGCTGGGCGAGGGCACTGCGGCATGGACGCGGAGGCGGCGCGAGCTGCTGCGGAAGCGCGGCTGA